In a genomic window of uncultured Flavobacterium sp.:
- a CDS encoding nuclear transport factor 2 family protein, which yields MENQEVEIKAIIDVVENYYFKGIYEGDEMLLGSIFHPGSLLFGDVKGQPYFKTVDLYLDGVKNRQSPKDSGKPFKGEILNIKVVNSIAIAEINVKMYDFNYRDFLSFHKIDGKWIIVNKMLTDISE from the coding sequence ATGGAAAATCAAGAAGTAGAAATAAAAGCAATTATTGATGTAGTAGAAAATTACTATTTCAAAGGAATTTATGAAGGAGATGAAATGTTGTTGGGAAGTATTTTTCATCCCGGATCACTGCTTTTTGGCGATGTAAAAGGACAACCTTACTTCAAAACTGTAGATCTTTATTTGGACGGCGTAAAAAACAGACAAAGTCCAAAAGACTCCGGAAAACCTTTTAAAGGCGAAATTCTAAACATAAAAGTCGTGAATTCAATAGCGATTGCAGAGATTAATGTTAAAATGTACGACTTTAATTATCGGGATTTTTTATCTTTCCATAAGATTGACGGCAAATGGATTATTGTCAATAAAATGTTGACAGACATTAGCGAATAA
- a CDS encoding nitronate monooxygenase has translation MWYNTKAKELLGIDYPILQGPFGGNLSTVELTATVSNLGGLGGYGAYTLTPQEIYEADKQIKAATNKPYNINLWVSDHDIPNGGLTDEEFEKTKALFKPYYDEVGIPLPEKPAPFQSRFENQLQVILDVRPKVFSFMFGVPSDDVLEQCRKLGIVTIGVATTLDEGIFLESKGVDMIIASGFEAGGHRPSFLASAESSLTGTFVLLQLMREKIKIPIIAAGGIANGKGIAAALTLGASAVQIGTAFLATDESNALPIHREMLFSDAAKYTTLSRAYTGRLGRGITSRIAKDIIGKESDVLPFPLQTTFISPLRKAALDQQKWDMILFWGGQISPILKHTKAKDLMHSLIEETTAYFEGLKL, from the coding sequence ATGTGGTACAATACAAAAGCGAAGGAACTGTTAGGAATTGATTATCCAATATTGCAAGGACCTTTTGGCGGTAATTTATCAACCGTAGAATTAACCGCGACAGTTTCTAATCTTGGCGGTTTAGGCGGTTACGGAGCTTATACTTTAACTCCGCAGGAAATTTATGAAGCAGACAAACAAATAAAAGCAGCCACGAATAAACCCTATAATATTAATCTTTGGGTTTCAGATCATGATATTCCCAATGGCGGTTTAACCGATGAAGAATTTGAAAAAACAAAAGCGCTTTTCAAACCTTATTATGATGAAGTTGGGATTCCGTTACCGGAAAAACCAGCACCATTTCAATCAAGATTTGAGAATCAATTACAAGTCATTTTAGATGTTCGTCCAAAAGTTTTCAGCTTTATGTTTGGCGTTCCTTCGGATGATGTTTTAGAACAATGTCGAAAATTAGGAATTGTAACAATAGGAGTTGCCACAACACTTGATGAAGGTATTTTTCTGGAAAGTAAAGGCGTTGATATGATTATCGCTTCGGGTTTTGAAGCAGGCGGACACCGACCTTCTTTTTTGGCTTCAGCCGAATCATCCTTAACTGGAACTTTTGTTTTACTGCAATTAATGCGCGAGAAAATAAAAATACCAATCATTGCCGCCGGCGGAATCGCAAACGGAAAGGGAATCGCAGCAGCTTTGACATTAGGCGCAAGCGCAGTCCAAATTGGGACAGCATTTTTAGCAACCGATGAATCGAATGCATTACCAATTCATAGAGAAATGTTATTTTCGGATGCAGCAAAATACACAACACTTTCGCGTGCTTACACCGGAAGACTCGGACGAGGAATCACAAGCCGAATTGCAAAAGATATAATCGGGAAAGAATCAGATGTTCTGCCTTTTCCGTTACAAACTACTTTTATATCTCCATTACGAAAAGCAGCGCTCGATCAACAAAAATGGGATATGATATTATTCTGGGGCGGACAAATTTCGCCAATTTTAAAACACACAAAAGCCAAGGATTTGATGCATTCTTTAATTGAAGAAACTACAGCTTATTTTGAAGGTTTGAAGTTATAG
- a CDS encoding SDR family oxidoreductase encodes MKKQTIIVTGAASGIGKGIAKYFLDRGDNVVINSLTPSALENAFNEFGAGDNLAMFAGDVSNVETGKQLVALAIQKFGSADVLVNNAGIFDSKPFLEVDEAYLDKFLKTNLKGTFFTTQAVIPQMLEQKGGVVINIGTPLVNHGLGGWPASAPVSSKGAIHALTIQLAAEFGKQNIRINTVAPGVIRTPMHGENADQSAGLHLLNRVGEIDDVAEMVYTVAKSNFITGSIINVDGGKAAGHNLN; translated from the coding sequence ATGAAAAAACAAACCATAATAGTTACCGGAGCAGCATCCGGAATAGGAAAAGGAATCGCCAAATATTTTTTGGACAGAGGCGATAATGTTGTCATAAATTCATTAACGCCAAGCGCATTAGAAAATGCTTTTAATGAATTTGGAGCAGGAGATAATCTTGCAATGTTTGCTGGCGATGTGAGCAATGTAGAAACCGGAAAACAATTAGTTGCTTTAGCAATCCAAAAATTTGGATCGGCAGATGTATTGGTGAATAATGCAGGAATCTTTGACAGCAAACCATTTTTGGAAGTTGACGAAGCGTATTTGGATAAATTTTTGAAAACGAATCTAAAAGGAACATTCTTTACTACACAAGCCGTAATTCCGCAAATGTTAGAACAAAAAGGCGGTGTCGTAATCAATATAGGAACACCGTTGGTAAATCACGGATTGGGCGGATGGCCAGCTTCGGCTCCGGTTTCGAGTAAAGGAGCAATTCACGCGTTGACAATTCAATTGGCAGCTGAATTTGGAAAACAAAATATTCGCATAAATACCGTTGCGCCAGGAGTTATCAGAACTCCAATGCACGGTGAAAACGCAGATCAGAGTGCAGGTTTACATTTATTAAATCGAGTAGGAGAGATCGATGATGTTGCCGAAATGGTTTATACCGTGGCAAAAAGCAACTTTATTACCGGATCAATTATCAATGTTGACGGAGGTAAAGCAGCCGGACATAATTTAAATTAA
- a CDS encoding aminotransferase class V-fold PLP-dependent enzyme, translated as MNAIETETKPIELECYFSKFRENTVGVDHTFKSVYGKQNLLYADWVASGRLYVPIEDIMLNKIGPMIANTHSLSSQTGKTSTYAYQYARDVIKKSVNASESDVLVTTGTGMTAALSKLQRIMGLRANDDNDKPVVFITHMEHHSNQVSWYETNAEVVILHPDENNLVDPNVLSEEIKKYADRSIKIGSFTACSNVTGIITPYHQLAKIMHENGGLCFVDFAASAPYVKIDMHPKDPEQQLDAIFFSPHKFLGGPGTCGVLVFNEQLYKSDFPDNPGGGNVKWTNPLGKYCYSEVIEVREDGGTPGFLQVIRTALALELKDKMGVSNIKNREKELLDLCFSRLQKIKGLSILGDLKTDRIGCVSFVIEDIHYNLIVRLLNDRFGIQVRGGWSCASTYAHYLFNINEKKSAIITNELLEKNQTNKPGWVRLSLHPIMTNDEVSFVCDAIEQVALHSKKWQKDYEYNSVTNEFENPEIKETIAEEVNEWFNFE; from the coding sequence ATGAATGCTATTGAGACAGAAACGAAACCAATTGAATTGGAGTGTTATTTTTCTAAATTCAGAGAAAACACAGTAGGCGTAGATCACACTTTTAAATCGGTTTATGGAAAACAGAATTTGCTGTATGCAGATTGGGTTGCCAGCGGAAGATTATACGTTCCGATTGAGGATATTATGCTTAATAAAATTGGTCCAATGATTGCCAATACGCATTCACTTTCAAGTCAAACCGGAAAAACTTCGACTTATGCTTATCAATATGCTAGAGATGTCATAAAAAAATCTGTTAACGCCAGCGAATCTGATGTTTTGGTTACAACCGGAACCGGAATGACGGCGGCTTTATCAAAATTGCAAAGAATAATGGGTTTGCGAGCGAATGATGATAATGATAAACCTGTTGTTTTTATCACGCACATGGAGCATCATTCGAATCAGGTTTCGTGGTATGAAACGAATGCCGAAGTTGTGATTCTGCATCCTGATGAAAATAATTTAGTTGACCCAAATGTTCTTTCGGAAGAAATTAAAAAATATGCTGACAGAAGTATAAAAATAGGTTCGTTTACGGCTTGTTCGAATGTTACAGGAATTATTACGCCTTATCATCAATTAGCCAAAATCATGCATGAAAACGGCGGACTTTGTTTTGTTGATTTTGCTGCTTCGGCGCCATATGTCAAAATCGATATGCATCCAAAAGATCCAGAACAGCAATTGGATGCAATTTTCTTTTCGCCTCATAAATTCTTAGGCGGACCAGGAACGTGTGGAGTTTTGGTTTTTAATGAACAATTATACAAATCTGATTTTCCGGATAATCCCGGCGGAGGAAATGTAAAATGGACCAATCCGTTAGGGAAATATTGTTATAGCGAGGTCATAGAAGTTAGAGAAGATGGTGGGACGCCAGGCTTTCTACAAGTAATAAGAACTGCCTTAGCTTTAGAATTAAAAGACAAAATGGGAGTTTCAAACATTAAAAACAGAGAAAAAGAATTGCTTGATCTTTGTTTTTCAAGACTTCAAAAAATAAAAGGTTTATCTATTTTAGGAGACCTTAAAACGGATAGAATAGGTTGTGTTTCTTTCGTAATCGAAGACATTCATTATAATCTTATTGTACGACTTTTAAACGATCGTTTCGGAATTCAGGTTCGTGGCGGTTGGTCTTGTGCGAGTACTTATGCGCATTATCTTTTCAATATAAATGAGAAAAAATCAGCGATAATTACAAACGAACTTTTAGAGAAAAATCAAACTAATAAACCAGGTTGGGTTCGTTTATCATTGCATCCAATTATGACAAATGATGAAGTTTCTTTTGTTTGTGATGCAATTGAACAAGTTGCTTTACATTCTAAAAAATGGCAGAAAGATTATGAGTATAATTCGGTTACAAATGAATTTGAAAACCCTGAAATTAAAGAAACTATAGCCGAAGAAGTAAACGAATGGTTTAACTTCGAGTAA
- a CDS encoding helix-turn-helix domain-containing protein produces the protein MAKINDNGILREANCSEELMAMRDSLDVLGGKWKLMILRFLTNRTHQTIHFKKMQREIGGISAKMLSKELKELETNLLVSRTEQDTKPATVAYAITEYGKSVLPVTETLVNWGITHREKIIESLK, from the coding sequence ATGGCAAAAATTAATGATAACGGAATACTTCGTGAAGCCAATTGTTCAGAAGAACTTATGGCGATGCGCGACAGTTTGGATGTATTGGGAGGAAAATGGAAACTTATGATTCTGCGTTTCTTAACAAACCGAACGCATCAAACTATTCATTTTAAGAAAATGCAACGCGAAATTGGAGGAATCTCTGCCAAAATGCTCAGTAAGGAATTAAAGGAACTGGAAACAAATTTACTGGTAAGCCGAACGGAACAAGATACTAAACCTGCAACTGTAGCTTATGCAATTACAGAATATGGGAAATCTGTGCTTCCGGTAACCGAAACATTAGTAAACTGGGGAATTACACACAGAGAGAAAATTATCGAATCTTTAAAATAA
- a CDS encoding TlpA disulfide reductase family protein, producing MKKILLGFALFLGVSQTQAQDTSLQLKGTVVDTVAQYVYLQKFHNKMFTTIDSVKVKDGSFSFKTKVKTPELYGLSVNTEDSPLYIFLEKGPITVKLNPKKYYSGSVVEGSESQNLFETYRKSKDVEISKFITENPKSIVSAYVLYRNWSYRLTPEQITQNIALLDKSLQSTTYVKELKELVTVLNGLAVGKKAPDFTSTNPEGKPVRFYENLKGGYTLVDFWASWCGPCRKENPNIVAAYKEFHDKGFNIIGISLDKKKENWIKGIQDDNLTWTHVSDLLFWNSAVAKLYGVRAIPGNYLVDSKGIIVAKNLHGEELQTTLKALLGQAN from the coding sequence ATGAAGAAAATACTATTAGGCTTCGCTTTATTTCTTGGAGTTTCACAAACTCAGGCGCAAGACACCAGCTTGCAATTAAAAGGAACTGTTGTAGATACGGTTGCGCAATATGTATATCTGCAGAAATTCCACAATAAAATGTTTACTACAATTGATTCGGTAAAAGTAAAAGACGGAAGTTTTAGTTTTAAAACCAAAGTAAAAACTCCCGAATTATACGGTTTAAGCGTAAATACAGAAGATAGTCCTTTATATATATTCCTTGAAAAAGGTCCAATAACAGTAAAATTAAATCCAAAGAAATACTATAGTGGATCTGTAGTTGAAGGTTCTGAATCTCAGAATTTATTCGAAACCTACAGAAAATCAAAAGATGTAGAAATCAGTAAATTCATTACAGAAAACCCTAAATCTATAGTTTCTGCTTATGTGTTGTACAGAAATTGGTCGTACAGATTAACACCGGAACAAATTACTCAAAACATTGCTTTGCTTGATAAAAGCCTTCAAAGTACCACTTACGTGAAAGAATTAAAAGAACTGGTTACCGTTTTGAACGGATTGGCGGTTGGAAAAAAAGCCCCCGATTTTACCAGCACTAATCCAGAAGGAAAACCAGTTCGCTTTTATGAAAATTTAAAAGGCGGTTATACTTTAGTTGATTTCTGGGCTTCATGGTGCGGACCTTGCCGAAAAGAAAATCCAAATATCGTAGCGGCTTACAAAGAATTTCACGATAAAGGATTCAACATTATCGGAATCTCTTTGGATAAAAAGAAAGAAAACTGGATCAAAGGTATTCAGGACGATAATTTGACCTGGACACACGTTTCGGATTTACTTTTCTGGAATAGCGCCGTTGCTAAATTATATGGTGTAAGAGCAATTCCGGGGAATTATTTAGTGGATTCAAAAGGAATTATCGTAGCAAAAAATCTTCACGGAGAAGAATTGCAAACGACGCTTAAAGCACTTTTAGGACAAGCAAATTAA